In Ostrea edulis chromosome 4, xbOstEdul1.1, whole genome shotgun sequence, a single window of DNA contains:
- the LOC125668994 gene encoding probable serine/threonine-protein kinase DDB_G0280133: MRYDAGTVCLCRDDLQHTTSTQHATSTQNTTSTQHTTSTQHTTSTQNTTSTQHTTSTQNTTSTQHTTSTQNTTSTQHQHNTTHNINTTYNINTTYNINTKYNINTKYNINTTYNINTTCNINTTYNINTTCNINTTCNINTTYNINTTCNINTTYNINTKYNINTTSIQHQHNMQHQHNIQHQYKIQHQHNTTHNINTKYNINTTYNINTKYNINTKYNINTTYNINTTSTQNTTQHTTSTQNTTSTQNTTSTQNTTSTQHTTSTQNTTSTQHTTSTQNTTSTQHTTSTQNTTSTQNTTSTQHTTSTQNTTSTQHQHNMQHQHNIQHQHNMQHQHNMQHQHKIQHQHNMQHQHNIQHQYKIQHQHKIQHQHKIQHQHKMQHQHNIQHQSSSELTTG, translated from the exons ATGAGGTATGATGCTGGAACCGTGTGTTTATGCAGAG atgaccttcaaCATACAACATCAACACAACATGCAACATCAACACAAAATACAACATCAACACAACATACAACATCAACACAACATACAACATCAACACAAAATACAACATCAACACAACATACAACATCAACACAAAATACAACATCAACACAACATACAACATCAACACAAAATACAACATCAACACAACAtcaacacaacacaacacacAACATCAACACAACATACAACATCAACACAACATACAACATCAACACAAAATACAACATCAACACAAAATACAACATCAACACAACATACAACATCAACACAACATGCAACATCAACACAACATACAACATCAACACAACATGCAACATCAACACAACATGCAACATCAACACAACATACAACATCAACACAACATGCAACATCAACACAACATACAacatcaatacaaaatacaacatCAACACAACATCAATACAACATCAACACAACATGCAACATCAACACAACATACAacatcaatacaaaatacaacatcaacacaacacaacacacAACATCAACACAAAATACAACATCAACACAACATACAACATCAACACAAAATACAACATCAACACAAAATACAACATCAACACAACATACAACATCAACACAACATCAACACAAAATACAACACAACATACAACATCAACACAAAATACAACATCAACACAAAATACAACATCAACACAAAATACAACATCAACACAACATACAACATCAACACAAAATACAACATCAACACAACATACAACATCAACACAAAATACAACATCAACACAACATACAACATCAACACAAAATACAACATCAACACAAAATACAACATCAACACAACATACAACATCAACACAAAATACAACATCAACACAACATCAACACAACATGCAACATCAACACAACATACAACATCAACACAACATGCAACATCAACACAACATGCAACATCAACACAAAATACAACATCAACACAACATGCAACATCAACACAACATACAacatcaatacaaaatacaacatCAACACAAAATACAACATCAACACAAAATACAACATCAACACAAAATGCAACATCAACACAACATACAACATCAATCAAGTTCAGAATTGACCACGGGATGA